A section of the Chryseobacterium scophthalmum genome encodes:
- the lon gene encoding endopeptidase La, with product MTEFEDINFDDILGDGFNIVAEEINLSDLDMDNEKSSEQNIFPILPVRNMVMFPNVVIPITAGRKTSIQLLEEAQQNGDYIGIVSQKNSDIEQPTEKDLYHTGTLAKIIKIIKLPEGNITAITKGFHRFKVKKIVESQPYFKAEIAKLKDTKAKNKEEYEALLENIKDLALKIIELDPNIPNAANFAIKNISNNEDLLNFVSTNANFPYLEKQKLLEEKSLMERAKKCYEMMHEDFRKLELRNQIHQKTSKDLDKQQREYFLNQQIRTIQDELGGGPESDVEDLLKKGQDKNWKPEVEEHFQKEIGRLQRQNPNSPDYNVQRNYLDFFTDLPWETFTKDTFDIEKAEKVLDKAHFGLEDIKKRILEHMAVLKLKNNMKSPILLLVGPPGVGKTSLGKSVADALGRKYVRVSLGGLHDESEIRGHRKTYIGAMAGRILQSIKKSGTSNPVIVLDEIDKVGKGMHGDPSSALLEVLDPEQNSSFYDNFLEMGYDLSKVMFLATANSLSTIQTPLLDRMEIIQIAGYTLEEKIEIAKRHLIKKQQEENGLTAKSFKLGNPELKHIIEAHTSESGVRTLEKRIAAIARWVALQTALVREYDAKITVDKVDEILGVPRPKSLSELTDVPGVVTGLAWTSVGGDILFIESITSNGKGNLTMTGNLGTVMKESATIALEYIKAKHEDLGISEDDLEKKNIHVHVPEGATPKDGPSAGIAMLTSMVSSFKNKKVKPHLAMTGEITLRGKVLPVGGIKEKLLAATRAGIKEVILCEANRKDVEEIKQDYLKNLKVNYVSWMKEVLELAIEK from the coding sequence ATGACAGAATTTGAAGATATAAATTTTGATGATATTCTTGGCGATGGTTTTAACATAGTAGCCGAAGAAATCAACCTTTCTGACCTGGATATGGATAACGAGAAAAGCTCTGAGCAAAACATTTTCCCGATACTTCCGGTAAGAAATATGGTCATGTTTCCAAATGTGGTAATTCCTATTACTGCAGGAAGGAAGACCTCTATACAGCTTCTTGAAGAAGCGCAACAAAACGGTGATTATATAGGAATTGTGAGTCAGAAAAACTCTGACATCGAGCAACCTACCGAAAAAGATCTTTATCATACAGGAACTTTAGCCAAAATCATTAAGATTATTAAGCTTCCGGAAGGAAACATCACTGCTATTACCAAAGGATTCCACCGATTTAAAGTAAAAAAAATCGTAGAATCTCAACCTTATTTTAAAGCTGAAATAGCTAAATTAAAAGATACAAAAGCTAAAAACAAAGAGGAATACGAAGCTCTACTGGAAAACATTAAAGATTTAGCTCTAAAAATTATTGAGCTTGATCCTAATATTCCGAATGCTGCCAATTTTGCTATAAAAAACATCAGCAACAATGAAGATTTGCTGAATTTTGTAAGCACGAATGCCAATTTCCCTTACTTGGAAAAGCAAAAACTTTTGGAAGAAAAAAGCCTGATGGAAAGAGCCAAAAAGTGCTACGAAATGATGCATGAGGACTTCCGAAAGCTTGAATTGAGAAATCAAATTCATCAAAAAACTTCGAAAGATTTAGACAAACAACAGAGAGAATATTTCCTGAATCAGCAAATAAGAACTATTCAGGACGAATTGGGAGGTGGTCCGGAAAGCGATGTTGAAGATTTGCTTAAAAAAGGACAAGATAAAAACTGGAAACCTGAAGTTGAAGAACATTTCCAGAAGGAAATAGGCCGACTACAGAGACAAAACCCAAATTCTCCGGATTATAATGTTCAGAGAAATTATTTAGATTTCTTTACAGATTTACCTTGGGAAACCTTCACAAAAGATACTTTTGATATTGAAAAAGCCGAAAAAGTTTTAGATAAAGCTCATTTTGGTTTAGAAGATATTAAGAAAAGAATTTTAGAACACATGGCTGTTTTAAAATTGAAAAACAACATGAAATCCCCTATTCTATTATTGGTAGGTCCTCCCGGAGTTGGTAAAACATCTCTCGGAAAGTCTGTTGCTGATGCTTTGGGTAGAAAATATGTACGTGTTTCTTTAGGTGGACTTCATGACGAAAGTGAAATTCGTGGTCATAGAAAAACCTACATTGGTGCAATGGCAGGAAGAATTCTTCAGTCCATTAAAAAATCTGGTACTTCCAACCCAGTAATTGTTTTGGATGAAATCGATAAAGTAGGAAAAGGAATGCACGGTGATCCTAGCTCAGCATTGCTTGAAGTTCTTGACCCTGAACAAAACAGCTCTTTCTACGACAACTTCCTTGAAATGGGTTACGATTTGTCTAAAGTAATGTTTCTGGCAACAGCAAACTCACTTTCTACAATTCAAACTCCGCTTTTAGACAGAATGGAAATCATTCAGATTGCGGGTTATACTTTGGAGGAGAAAATTGAAATTGCTAAAAGACATTTAATTAAAAAACAACAGGAAGAAAACGGTTTGACTGCAAAATCTTTCAAACTTGGCAATCCAGAATTGAAGCATATCATTGAAGCACATACTTCGGAAAGCGGTGTAAGAACTTTAGAAAAAAGAATTGCCGCAATTGCACGTTGGGTAGCTTTGCAGACTGCTTTGGTAAGAGAATACGATGCTAAAATTACGGTTGATAAAGTTGATGAAATTTTAGGTGTTCCAAGACCAAAAAGCTTATCTGAATTGACGGATGTTCCGGGAGTAGTAACCGGATTGGCGTGGACAAGCGTAGGTGGAGATATTTTATTTATCGAAAGTATTACCAGCAACGGAAAAGGAAATCTTACCATGACCGGAAATCTGGGAACGGTAATGAAAGAATCGGCAACGATCGCATTGGAATACATTAAGGCCAAACATGAAGACTTGGGAATTAGTGAAGACGATCTGGAAAAGAAAAATATTCACGTTCACGTTCCGGAAGGAGCTACACCAAAAGATGGACCTTCTGCGGGAATTGCAATGCTAACTTCTATGGTTTCTTCATTCAAAAACAAAAAAGTAAAACCTCATCTTGCAATGACCGGTGAGATTACGCTAAGAGGAAAAGTACTTCCTGTAGGCGGAATTAAAGAAAAATTATTGGCAGCAACAAGAGCCGGAATCAAAGAAGTGATTCTTTGCGAAGCCAACAGAAAAGATGTAGAAGAAATAAAGCAGGATTACCTGAAAAACCTGAAAGTAAACTACGTAAGCTGGATGAAAGAAGTACTGGAACTGGCCATCGAAAAATAA
- a CDS encoding (Fe-S)-binding protein — MQYLDNVFFLILLIAGFGLFGKSLLKIYRNIRLGREINRSDRKAERWETMARVAMGQSRMTARPVAGVLHLFVYVGFVIINIELVEIIVDGIFGTHRFLSTIFGHTFYNFFTATLEVLALLVIVGVVLFFIRRNFYGVKRLTMKELFGWPKNDANWILIIEFALMVAFFTMNSSDFILQQRGVLEAHGSFPISEMTLVPFLEIFSFDNIFLEVVERGAWWFHFVGILFFMNYLYYSKHLHIILAFPSTWYANLDLYGKFNNLESVTKEIKLMMDPNADPYAAPAEGAEEAPSKFGAEDIFDLNQVQLLNAYSCTECGRCTSVCPANITGKKLSPRAILMKTRDRLEEVGRNIDKNGKFEDDGKKLLNDYISKEELWACTTCNACTQACPILLDPLSIIFEMRRFLVMEQSAAPQELNLMMTNVENNAAPWQYNQADRLNWAKD, encoded by the coding sequence ATGCAGTATCTTGATAATGTATTTTTTCTGATTTTACTTATTGCAGGTTTCGGGCTTTTTGGAAAAAGTCTTCTGAAGATCTATAGAAATATCAGATTAGGACGAGAAATTAATCGCAGCGACAGAAAAGCTGAACGTTGGGAAACCATGGCAAGAGTTGCGATGGGACAAAGCAGAATGACGGCAAGACCTGTTGCAGGTGTTTTGCACCTTTTTGTTTACGTCGGTTTCGTAATTATTAACATCGAATTAGTCGAAATTATCGTTGACGGAATCTTCGGAACTCACCGTTTTCTATCAACAATTTTCGGACATACTTTCTATAATTTTTTCACGGCAACATTAGAAGTTTTAGCACTTTTAGTAATTGTTGGTGTGGTACTTTTCTTTATCCGTAGAAATTTTTACGGGGTGAAAAGATTAACAATGAAAGAGCTTTTCGGATGGCCAAAGAATGATGCCAACTGGATTTTGATCATTGAGTTTGCTTTAATGGTCGCTTTCTTCACGATGAATTCTTCAGATTTTATCTTACAGCAAAGAGGAGTTTTAGAAGCACATGGAAGCTTTCCAATCAGTGAAATGACTTTGGTTCCGTTTCTGGAAATTTTCAGTTTTGATAATATCTTTTTAGAAGTTGTTGAAAGAGGAGCTTGGTGGTTCCATTTCGTAGGGATTCTGTTCTTTATGAATTACCTTTATTATTCTAAACATTTACATATTATTCTTGCGTTTCCAAGTACTTGGTATGCCAATCTTGATTTGTACGGAAAATTCAATAATCTTGAGTCTGTTACCAAAGAAATCAAACTGATGATGGATCCGAATGCAGACCCTTATGCCGCTCCGGCTGAAGGTGCAGAAGAAGCTCCGTCGAAATTTGGTGCAGAAGATATTTTTGATTTGAACCAGGTTCAGTTATTGAATGCTTATTCATGTACAGAATGCGGAAGATGTACTTCTGTTTGTCCGGCAAATATTACAGGTAAAAAGCTTTCACCGAGAGCTATTTTAATGAAAACGAGAGACCGTTTGGAAGAAGTTGGTAGGAATATCGATAAAAACGGAAAGTTTGAAGACGATGGTAAAAAATTGTTGAACGATTACATTTCGAAGGAAGAACTTTGGGCTTGTACTACTTGTAATGCATGTACTCAGGCTTGTCCGATACTTTTAGATCCGCTTTCTATTATTTTCGAAATGAGAAGATTCTTGGTGATGGAGCAATCTGCAGCGCCACAGGAATTGAATCTTATGATGACCAATGTAGAAAACAATGCCGCACCTTGGCAATACAATCAGGCAGATCGTCTGAATTGGGCAAAAGACTAA
- a CDS encoding MlaD family protein, which translates to MKFSKELKAGLIALLAIVGFVILFQFMKGRSLFTTDNIFYAKYDNVEGLAQSSPVSINGLKVGQVDKIIPQTGKDGKLHFVVKITVDDNFEFSKNSNLEIFEPSLMGGKEMRVNLFYGGPTAKDGDTLKGAFKLGMMNSLSSQVGPVKDQLQTVLHRVDSLMANANQVMNAQNREEIRILLHNLNKTVGALETTAGNVNKLVGNNDPKLQKVLDEASLTMQSGKTTLDKYGNLAESIDTKQLNQTIANLDQTVGKLNGVISGIDRGEGSLGKIMKDDQLYNNLNSASTNLNSLIEDMKANPKRYINFSVFGKNSKD; encoded by the coding sequence GTGAAATTCAGTAAAGAATTAAAGGCTGGTTTAATCGCGCTTTTAGCCATTGTTGGCTTCGTGATTTTATTTCAGTTTATGAAAGGCAGAAGCCTTTTTACTACCGACAATATATTTTACGCAAAATATGATAACGTAGAAGGTCTTGCACAGTCTTCTCCGGTTTCCATCAATGGTCTGAAAGTAGGGCAGGTTGATAAAATCATCCCTCAGACAGGCAAAGATGGAAAACTTCACTTTGTCGTAAAGATTACCGTAGATGATAATTTTGAATTTTCAAAAAATTCAAATCTTGAGATTTTTGAGCCAAGCTTAATGGGTGGTAAAGAAATGAGAGTGAATCTTTTTTATGGTGGTCCTACTGCAAAAGATGGAGATACTTTGAAAGGTGCTTTCAAACTAGGGATGATGAACAGTCTTTCTTCTCAGGTTGGTCCTGTGAAAGACCAGTTGCAAACAGTTTTGCATAGAGTAGATTCTTTGATGGCAAATGCTAATCAGGTAATGAATGCTCAAAACAGAGAAGAAATCAGAATATTACTTCACAACCTAAACAAAACTGTAGGTGCATTAGAAACTACAGCAGGAAACGTAAACAAATTGGTTGGTAATAATGATCCTAAACTTCAGAAAGTTCTTGATGAAGCAAGTTTAACCATGCAAAGTGGTAAAACAACTTTAGACAAATACGGAAATCTTGCTGAAAGTATCGATACCAAACAATTGAATCAGACGATTGCTAATTTAGATCAGACTGTTGGAAAATTAAACGGTGTGATTTCTGGTATTGACAGAGGTGAAGGTAGTTTAGGGAAGATTATGAAAGATGATCAGTTGTACAACAACCTGAACTCTGCATCTACCAATCTGAACTCTTTAATCGAGGATATGAAAGCGAATCCTAAGAGATATATTAATTTCTCAGTTTTCGGTAAGAACAGTAAAGACTAA
- a CDS encoding AI-2E family transporter has product MNFIKLPFLLKLALAVVSIIGIGYLIKLGQSILAPFFLAFLMAMLFLPFANFMEQKLKLPRSVSTIVSVMMMLIILTGMIYFFGSQISSFSKDLPHLSKQFNLVFHNLQNWVSQTFNVKIDEQFDYLDQGLAKLLSSSGVILGFTFGVFSTSLGFLAFFILFFVFILNYRRILNNFIVNVFNEKHKASVQEVVSEVRIMTKRYIIGLCLQVIIVSVLATTVLIILGVKYAILLGVLTGLLNVIPYIGIAISLLISCFIAFATGTVSTCVYVAIGYVIVHAIDGNIVLPFVVGSKVKINALFSFIGILLGEHLWGISGMFLCIPAIAIIKIIFERVDGLKPWGKLLGEEEKPNKKKKSYKISKNITLKEMD; this is encoded by the coding sequence ATGAATTTTATCAAACTTCCATTTCTCCTGAAACTTGCATTAGCAGTGGTTTCTATTATCGGAATCGGTTACCTTATCAAATTGGGACAGAGTATTTTGGCTCCGTTTTTTTTGGCTTTTTTAATGGCGATGCTTTTTTTACCATTTGCCAATTTTATGGAGCAAAAACTAAAGCTCCCAAGATCTGTTTCTACAATTGTTTCGGTCATGATGATGTTGATTATTCTTACGGGAATGATCTATTTCTTCGGCTCCCAAATATCAAGCTTCAGCAAAGATCTTCCACATCTCAGCAAACAGTTTAATTTGGTTTTTCACAATCTGCAAAACTGGGTATCACAGACGTTTAATGTGAAAATCGACGAACAGTTTGATTATTTAGACCAAGGTTTGGCTAAACTTTTATCTTCTTCGGGAGTGATTTTAGGATTTACTTTTGGCGTTTTTTCTACAAGCTTAGGATTTTTGGCTTTTTTCATTCTGTTTTTTGTCTTTATCTTAAATTACAGAAGAATATTAAATAATTTCATCGTTAATGTTTTCAACGAAAAACACAAAGCAAGTGTACAGGAAGTCGTTTCAGAAGTGAGAATCATGACTAAAAGATACATTATCGGGCTTTGTCTTCAGGTAATTATTGTTTCGGTACTTGCTACAACAGTTCTTATTATTTTAGGTGTAAAATATGCAATTTTATTAGGTGTTTTAACAGGATTATTAAACGTTATTCCTTACATCGGAATCGCTATTTCGTTATTAATTTCTTGCTTTATCGCATTTGCAACAGGCACTGTTTCAACTTGTGTTTATGTAGCAATCGGCTATGTTATTGTTCACGCCATCGACGGAAATATTGTACTGCCTTTTGTGGTAGGTTCAAAAGTAAAAATCAACGCTTTATTTTCTTTCATCGGAATTCTTTTAGGTGAACATCTTTGGGGAATTTCAGGAATGTTTCTTTGTATTCCGGCGATTGCAATTATCAAAATTATTTTTGAAAGAGTTGACGGTTTAAAACCTTGGGGTAAACTATTGGGTGAAGAAGAAAAGCCTAATAAAAAGAAAAAATCCTATAAAATTTCTAAAAACATCACCTTAAAGGAAATGGATTAA
- a CDS encoding glycosyltransferase, whose protein sequence is MPKILFLTTAHNFDDDRIFFHQAKELVTSGFEVKICSLTADFKGGIDGIEIESFDILNEPVQTKIQKFTEVCYSFKPDCIICSEPIAVIAAKKFSKTKRVNVVYDITEWYPAMSMLQNYNFLMKWVHGIKFFLIQLYAGFLSTYFIFGEETKKFPLAYFFPFKKKIILPYYPHERFVSENIKELNPNEITLCYTGAISEDKGIGNFFNAVEELHKRNPHLNIKILVVGSARKKADEIYFSDILAKSSVKNIEIRKPTSFEEFTKAFADADICFDLRAFNFENHHSLPIKLFYYMGAGKPIIYSSLKGIRKHMDVSGFGYLVNPKDSKKIADHIEAYLKEPQLYDLHAANTRKEFMQNYNWNVIKNSFVNFIKNSLPKNSK, encoded by the coding sequence ATGCCAAAAATTCTATTCCTAACCACTGCCCATAATTTTGATGATGACAGAATCTTTTTTCATCAGGCAAAAGAATTGGTTACATCTGGTTTTGAAGTGAAAATTTGTAGTTTAACAGCCGATTTTAAAGGCGGAATTGATGGTATTGAGATAGAATCTTTTGATATTTTAAATGAACCTGTACAGACAAAAATTCAGAAGTTTACGGAAGTCTGTTATTCTTTTAAGCCTGATTGTATCATCTGTTCTGAACCCATTGCGGTAATTGCGGCTAAAAAATTCAGTAAAACTAAAAGAGTAAATGTCGTTTACGATATCACAGAATGGTATCCGGCAATGTCAATGCTTCAGAATTACAATTTTTTGATGAAATGGGTTCACGGAATAAAATTTTTCTTGATTCAGTTGTATGCAGGTTTTTTAAGCACTTATTTTATCTTTGGTGAAGAAACCAAAAAGTTTCCATTGGCTTATTTTTTTCCTTTTAAAAAGAAAATTATTTTGCCTTATTATCCTCACGAACGATTCGTTTCTGAAAATATTAAGGAGTTAAATCCAAACGAAATAACGCTTTGTTACACAGGCGCAATTTCAGAAGATAAAGGAATCGGGAATTTTTTCAATGCTGTTGAAGAACTTCATAAAAGAAATCCTCATTTAAATATCAAAATTCTGGTTGTTGGTTCTGCGAGAAAAAAAGCGGACGAAATTTATTTTTCAGATATTCTTGCCAAATCTTCGGTGAAAAATATTGAGATAAGAAAACCAACTTCTTTCGAAGAATTTACAAAAGCTTTTGCTGATGCCGATATTTGTTTTGATTTGAGGGCTTTTAACTTTGAAAATCATCATTCGCTGCCCATCAAATTATTCTATTACATGGGCGCTGGAAAACCAATTATTTATTCAAGCTTGAAAGGAATAAGAAAACATATGGATGTTTCCGGTTTTGGCTATTTGGTTAATCCGAAAGATTCTAAAAAAATTGCAGATCATATCGAAGCCTATCTTAAAGAACCGCAACTGTACGATCTTCATGCAGCCAATACCAGAAAAGAATTTATGCAAAATTACAATTGGAATGTCATCAAGAATTCTTTTGTTAACTTTATTAAAAATTCATTACCAAAAAACAGCAAATGA
- a CDS encoding peptidylprolyl isomerase, which translates to MAILGQIRSRPWLLMGMIALALLAFLVNPESLDKVFGKNPDVLGKVNGEKITREEYNDQLFVLQQQAEQQGQPKNGLEEQAWQLLVQSKLVKQQFEKMGFEMTDDLFWNQLQFDQMFAQNQQLFDEKGNFKLQELKKEIETLQNTNPEGYNQWLKTRKTIEYRIMARQVFANVSAGITTGKKEAEELMKERDQLADIDFVKVDYASYLQKNKIKVTTEDLANYIKAHPVQFKTEPSRNLGIAFFPSQPSPADEAAVQKDITKIFSGGTDASDGKENFQNTTNDSMFVMANSDMPYNNAYVQANQMPQGLQGKIETAAIGQVFGPYKEQNLYVLSKLIDKKPSDSTLSNHILIAYKGAERSTATRTKEEAKKIADSLMAGIKANPAKFAEGLKLSDEPGAVERKGSVGWTTPQSQFAPGYLAFLANNPKGATGLAETAFGYHIINIEDKKAGAMGYKIAHIVKTIKPSEATEAEVDKKARRFIQQIQGKSFNDFVNIAKKSNYQYSNAKSAKRFDGQLQGLGTDKDGEIIAWAFDKKREKGDTEFFTVEGTGDKVVVYLNGKQEKGLADPESVRDQIETVVQNKLAAKQISEKIGKAGSLDQVATKFATTKQSAQVNMLNPSVAGAMEPKVAGAAFGIAKGKVSNPIEGGTGVYVIVKKNETVNKQPGDVKQFTESVTQRNAGMFGQAWLKSLQDNADIDDYRIEIWSKLGNQQ; encoded by the coding sequence ATGGCAATTTTAGGACAGATTAGGAGTAGACCTTGGCTTTTGATGGGAATGATCGCATTGGCGCTTTTGGCGTTTTTGGTAAACCCGGAAAGCCTTGATAAGGTTTTTGGTAAAAACCCTGATGTTTTAGGAAAAGTAAATGGTGAGAAAATTACTCGTGAAGAGTATAACGACCAGCTTTTCGTATTACAACAACAAGCAGAGCAGCAAGGTCAACCAAAAAACGGACTTGAAGAACAAGCTTGGCAACTACTTGTACAGTCGAAATTGGTAAAACAGCAATTTGAAAAAATGGGCTTCGAAATGACAGATGATCTATTCTGGAATCAGCTTCAGTTTGATCAAATGTTTGCACAAAACCAACAGCTTTTTGACGAAAAAGGAAATTTCAAGCTTCAGGAATTAAAAAAAGAAATTGAAACTCTACAGAATACAAACCCTGAAGGATACAATCAATGGTTGAAAACTAGAAAGACCATTGAGTACAGAATTATGGCAAGACAAGTTTTTGCTAATGTTTCTGCAGGTATCACTACAGGTAAAAAAGAAGCTGAAGAATTGATGAAAGAAAGAGATCAGCTTGCTGATATCGACTTTGTAAAAGTAGATTACGCTTCTTATCTTCAGAAAAATAAAATCAAGGTTACAACTGAGGATTTAGCTAATTATATCAAAGCGCATCCGGTACAGTTTAAAACTGAGCCAAGCAGAAATTTAGGAATTGCATTTTTCCCTTCTCAGCCAAGTCCGGCAGATGAAGCTGCGGTACAAAAAGATATTACCAAAATATTTTCTGGAGGTACTGATGCAAGTGATGGAAAAGAAAACTTCCAAAACACTACTAATGATTCTATGTTTGTAATGGCAAACTCAGATATGCCATATAACAATGCTTATGTTCAGGCAAACCAAATGCCTCAAGGATTACAAGGGAAAATTGAAACGGCTGCAATCGGACAGGTTTTCGGACCTTACAAAGAGCAGAATCTTTATGTATTGTCTAAATTAATTGATAAAAAACCTTCAGATTCTACGTTGTCAAACCATATCTTGATCGCTTATAAAGGTGCTGAAAGATCTACAGCGACAAGAACTAAAGAAGAAGCTAAAAAAATTGCTGACAGTTTAATGGCTGGAATTAAAGCTAATCCTGCGAAATTTGCAGAAGGTCTTAAGCTTTCTGACGAGCCAGGTGCTGTTGAAAGAAAAGGAAGTGTGGGTTGGACGACTCCTCAAAGTCAGTTCGCTCCGGGTTACTTAGCATTTTTGGCAAACAATCCTAAAGGCGCTACAGGTTTAGCAGAAACAGCTTTCGGTTATCACATCATCAATATTGAAGATAAAAAAGCTGGGGCAATGGGTTATAAAATTGCTCATATCGTCAAAACTATCAAGCCTTCTGAAGCTACAGAAGCTGAAGTTGATAAAAAAGCAAGAAGATTTATCCAGCAGATTCAAGGGAAATCATTCAATGATTTTGTAAATATTGCTAAAAAATCAAACTACCAATATTCTAACGCTAAATCTGCAAAAAGATTTGACGGTCAGCTTCAAGGTTTAGGAACTGATAAAGACGGTGAAATTATCGCTTGGGCTTTTGATAAGAAAAGAGAAAAAGGTGATACAGAATTCTTCACTGTAGAAGGTACAGGAGATAAAGTAGTTGTTTACTTAAACGGGAAACAGGAAAAAGGTCTTGCAGATCCGGAATCTGTAAGAGATCAGATAGAAACAGTAGTTCAGAATAAATTGGCAGCTAAACAAATTTCTGAGAAAATCGGAAAAGCAGGAAGCTTAGATCAGGTGGCTACAAAATTTGCAACAACTAAGCAATCGGCTCAGGTTAATATGCTTAATCCTTCTGTAGCAGGAGCGATGGAGCCTAAAGTTGCAGGTGCTGCATTTGGTATTGCAAAAGGAAAAGTTTCAAATCCAATCGAAGGTGGTACTGGTGTTTATGTTATCGTTAAAAAGAACGAAACAGTCAACAAACAACCAGGTGATGTAAAACAATTTACGGAATCTGTTACTCAGAGAAATGCAGGAATGTTTGGTCAGGCTTGGTTAAAGAGCTTACAAGACAATGCGGATATCGATGATTACAGAATTGAAATCTGGAGTAAATTAGGAAATCAACAATAA
- a CDS encoding (Fe-S)-binding protein: MDFNIKTMADYAMEGKSPEVLFWVGCAGSFDDRAKKITKAFCKILNKIGVEFAVLGQEESCTGDPAKRAGNEFVFQMMAMTNIEVLNAYEVKKIVTACPHCFNTLKNEYPNLGGNYEVIHHTQFLKELMNEGRLKIEGGSFKGKKITFHDPCYLGRANDEYEAPRMLLEKLDAELVEMKRCKTNGLCCGAGGAQMFKEPEKGKKDINVERTEEALSFEPKIIATGCPFCNTMLTDGVKHFNKNNEVEVKDIVELLAEAEDL; encoded by the coding sequence ATGGATTTCAATATAAAAACAATGGCGGATTACGCAATGGAAGGCAAATCTCCGGAAGTTCTTTTCTGGGTAGGTTGTGCTGGAAGTTTCGATGATAGAGCCAAAAAAATAACCAAAGCATTCTGCAAAATTTTAAATAAAATAGGTGTTGAATTCGCTGTTTTAGGACAGGAAGAAAGCTGTACAGGTGATCCTGCAAAACGTGCAGGAAACGAGTTTGTTTTCCAGATGATGGCAATGACGAACATTGAAGTTCTAAATGCTTATGAAGTAAAAAAAATCGTTACGGCTTGTCCGCACTGCTTCAATACGCTTAAAAATGAATATCCTAATTTAGGCGGAAACTACGAAGTAATTCATCACACTCAATTCTTAAAAGAATTGATGAATGAAGGCAGACTGAAAATTGAAGGTGGAAGCTTTAAAGGTAAAAAAATCACATTCCACGATCCTTGTTATTTGGGAAGAGCCAATGATGAGTATGAAGCTCCAAGAATGCTTTTAGAAAAGTTGGATGCAGAATTGGTTGAAATGAAACGTTGCAAAACCAATGGTCTTTGTTGCGGTGCAGGTGGAGCACAGATGTTTAAAGAACCTGAAAAAGGTAAAAAAGATATCAATGTAGAAAGAACAGAAGAAGCACTTTCTTTCGAGCCTAAAATCATTGCAACAGGTTGCCCGTTCTGCAACACGATGTTGACTGATGGCGTAAAACATTTCAATAAAAATAACGAAGTTGAAGTAAAAGATATCGTAGAACTTTTGGCGGAAGCTGAAGATTTGTAA